In Chryseobacterium sp., the genomic window TCATCATCTTATTTTTTACGGTTCTATTTGCCAATTTTGCAGAAGCTATTGCCGAAGCCAGAGGAAAAGCCCAGGCGGACACTCTTAGAAAAACCCGTGAAGAAACCCCGGCTAAGCTCGTGATTGAAAATAAACCTGGATTTCAGGTGAAAACAACGTTGAAAATGTCAGCTGAAATGAAGCTGGGGGATATTTTCCTTTGTGAAGCCGGAGATCAGATCCCGATGGATGGGGAGATTATTGAAGGATTAGCGACCATTGATGAATCTGCCATTACCGGAGAAAGTGCCCCGGTGATCCGCGAAGCAGGCGGAGATAAAAGCTCCGTGACAGGGGGAACAAAAGTACTGTCAGACAGGATCAAAGTAAAAGTGACCACAAAACCGGGAGAATCCTTTCTGGATAAAATGATTGCTCTTGTAGAAGGGGCATCAAGACAGAAAACACCTAACGAAATCGCATTAACCATACTTTTGGCAGGGTTTACCCTTACCTTCATTATTGTTACCCTCACTTTAAAACCATTTGCAGATTATGCGCAGACTCCGATTACGATTGCAGCATTTATTTCACTTTTTGTCTGTCTCATTCCAACGACAATCGGAGGGCTGCTTTCTGCCATAGGAATTGCCGGAATGGATAGAGCGCTGAGAGCCAATGTCATCACCAAAAGTGGAAAGGCGGTTGAAACAGCAGGAGATATTGATGTTTTACTGTTGGATAAAACAGGTACCATTACCATTGGAAACCGTAAAGCGACACAGTTTCACCCTGCTGATAGGATTAAACTTGAAGATTTTATTAAAGCATCTGCCTTGAGCTCTGTAGCAGATGAAACTCCGGAAGGAAAGTCGATTATAGAACTCAGCCAGCTGAAATCAGAGGATTTGTTGGTTTCCAATCCTACTTATATTGACTTTACGGCAGAAACCAGAACTTCAGGAATTGATTTTGAAGATACAAGGATCAGAAAAGGAGCTTACGACACGATAAAAAAACTGACTGAAAAAGCCGGGAATATCTTCCCGCAGGAAACACAGGATGCTGTCACCAGAATTTCTGAAAAAGGAGGAACCCCTTTAGTGGTCGCTGTGAATGAAAAAGTATGGGGCGTAATTGAACTTCAGGATATCATTAAAACAGGAATCCAGGAGCGTTTCCAAAGACTGAGAAAAATGGGGGTGAAAACGGTAATGGTTACCGGAGATAATCCTTTAACAGCAAAGTTTATTGCAGAAAAAGCTGGGGTAGATGATTTTATTGCCGAGGCTAAACCTGAAGACAAGATGAACTATATCAAAAAAGAGCAGCAGGAAGGTAAGCTGGTTGCCATGATGGGAGACGGAACGAATGATGCACCGGCATTAGCCCAGGCAGATGTAGGGGTCGCGATGAACAGTGGAACACAGGCGGCTAAAGAGGCCGGAAATATGGTAGACCTGGATAATGACCCTACAAAACTGATCGAAATCGTGGAAATTGGAAAACAGCTGCTGATGACCAGAGGAACATTGACTACTTTTAGTATTGCCAATGATGTGGCCAAGTATTTTGCCATTATTCCTGCTCTGTTCATTACCTTTATTCCTTCGCTTCAGAAGCTGAATATTATGAACCTTCACAGTCCGGAAACGGCTATTTTATCTGCTGTTATTTTCAATGCGGTGATTATTCCTTTTCTTATTCCATTAGCTTTAAAAGGGGTTGCTTACAAACCGATCGGGGCAAGTGCCTTATTGAGAAGAAACCTTTTGATTTATGGCTTGGGTGGTGTAATTGTACCGTTCATTGGAATTAAGATCATTGATGTACTGATTAGTTTATTCTATTAAAAATTTAAAAATGAAAAATCATATTGTTTCAGCATTCAGGCTGACTCTTGTAATGCTGGTTGTTGTAGGGATCTATTTAGCCATTGTATATGGAGGTTCAAAAATATTACCTACTCAGGGAAATGGAGAAATGATCAAGGATAAAGGACAAAAATTTTACGCCAATATCGGCCAGGAATTTAAGTCTGAGAAATATTTCCATGGTCGTCCTTCTTCTGTAAATTATAATGCCGCAGGAAGCGGAGGCAGCAATAAAGGCCCCAGCAATGAGGAATATCTGGAAACAGTGCAGAAAAGGATTGATACTTTACAACGACAGAATCCGGATATGGGAAATACTAAAGTTCCTGTAGAGCTGGCGACTGCGAGCGGAAGTGGGCTGGATCCTGATATTTCTGTGGAAGGAGCCTTATATCAGGCTAAAAGAATTGCCAAGGCCAGACACCTTCCGGAAGAACAGATTAACAACTTAATTAAAACTCAGACTGAAAAGCCGTTTTTAGGACTTTTCGGACCTTCAAAAATAAATGTATTAAAGCTGAATATCGCTTTAGACCAATTAAAATAATTTAAAAGTAACGTGAAAAAATATCTAGTCATAGGAGCTTTATTGGGCATTTTTTTTCCAAAAGCACAATCCACAGATTCATTAAAAATAGGGAATAAAGTGACATTTTCTGCTTATGCAGAACTATTTTATACCTACGATTTTAATGAACCTGCTAATCATCTCCGTCAAAATTTTTTATATTCATACAACAGACATAATGAAGTAAATCTTAATCTGGGACTTATTAAAGCAAATTATCAGAGCGAGAACCTAAGAGCTAATGTTGCCTTAATGGCAGGAACTTATGCCCAGGATAATATGGCTGCCGAGCAGAATGCATTACGTTATGTAAATGAAGCCAATATGGGGGTCAAAATCTCAAAGAATAAAAATTTATGGATCGATGCGGGGATCATGCCTTCCCATATCGGTTGGGAAAGTGCTATAGGAAAAGATAATATCAACTTGACCCGAAGTTTTGCAGCAGAAAACTCTCCTTATTTTGAGACCGGTGCTAAAATTTCATATACTTCGGATAATGGAAAATGGTTTTTGAGCGGACTGGTTCTGAACGGATGGCAGCGTATTGCAAAGGCTGAAGGGAACCAGAGCCTATCTTTTGGACACCAGGTTACCTATAAACCGAATGATAAGATTACTCTGAACAGCAGCTCATTCATCGGAAATGATAAAGCAAAAGCAGATAAGAGAATGCGCTATTTCCATGATCTGTACGGGAGTTTTCAGCTGACCAGCCAGTTTTCAGCGCTATTGGGTTTTGATATAGGGGCAGAGCAGCAATCAAAAGGAAGTGAACAGTACAGTATCTGGTACAGCCCGAATCTACAGATGAAATATCAGTTGGATGACCAATGGGCTCTTGCAGGAAGACTGGAATATTATAACGATAAAAAGGGAGTGATCATCAATACCGGGACTCCCGGTGGGTTTCAGACTTTTGGATATTCTCTGAATATAGACTATGCCATTTTAAAAAATTTGGTCTTCCGGACAGAAGCAAGAGGGTTTACTTCCAAAGATGCCATTTTTGTAAAGAACGGCGAAATGAAAAAAGGAAACTTTTTTATTATCACGAGTCTGGCAGTCTGGTTTTAAGGGCTGCACGTTAGACGATAAAAATTGGGCTGGAGTTCCCATACCATGAAATAACCACAAAAGTCACGAAAGTTTTTAAATACCTTAGTGTACTGTACGTGACAAGTTTTACGGATAATAAGGACACTTAAGTTTTATGAAAATTTTTGTTTCCACGAATGTTACCGTTGAAGACGTGCTCATTCTCCTCCATCGCAAGGGGGGCAAATCGAAGATTTGGCGGGGTGGCTTCAATAGTGTACCATTGTAACCAAGTATTTGTAATAAAAGCTTCTGGGGTTTTTGTGGTTCAGTAAAAATTATAATAACTTAATACTGAAAAAGTAATCATCAATGTCATCAGCAAAACATTTTTTAGAACTGATCCAGAAATCCCGGAAAGGAAAATTCAAGATCTATATTGGGATGAGTGCAGGCGTAGGAAAGACTTTCCGTATGCTTCAGGAAGCTCATTCCCTTTTAAGAAACGGCATTGATGTAAAGATCGGCTATATAGAAACGCATGGCAGGGAAGAGACCCAGGCTCTGGTGGAAGGTCTTCCTGAAATCGTAAGGAAATCGGTGTTTTATAAAGGTAAAAACCTTGAAGAAATGGATGTTCAGGCAATTATTAATGAACACCCTGAAGTTGTATTGGTGGATGAGCTGGCCCATACCAATGTGGAAGGATCCAAAAATAAAAAAAGATGGCAGGATGTTCTTGAGATTCTGGATAACGGGATCAACGTGATCAGTGCGATGAATATTCAGCATATCGAAAGTCTGAACGAAGAGGTAAAGAAAATTACCGGCGTTGAAGTGGCTGAACGGGTCCCGGATAAGATCCTTGCTCTTGCCGATGAAGTGGTAAACATCGACCTTACAGCAGATGAGCTGCTGACACGGCTGAAGGAAGGAAAGATTTATAAGAGGGAAAAAATTCAGACCGCATTGAATAACTTCTTTCAGAGCGGACATATCCTGCAGCTTCGCGAGCTGGCCTTAAAAGAAGTGGCGACCCATGTTGAAAGAAAGGTGGAAACTGAAATCAAAACAGAAAATTTTAAACCTATAAAATTCCTGGCCTGTATCAGCAGTAATGAAAAGATTGCTAAGACCATTATACGGAAAACAGCCAGGCTGGCCAGCTATTATAACAGTCCATGGACTGTTTTATACATTCAGAGACCCTCAGAAAATCCTGAAAAAATAGCACTGGACAAACAGCGGTATTTGATTAATAATTTTAATTTAGCGCAGGAATTGGGCGCAAAAGTGATCAGGATCAAAGAAAGCAGTGTTCATAAAGGAATCCTGGAGTATGTCATTGCCCATAATATCACTACGGTTTGTATGGGTAAACCTCATGCAAAATTCTGGCACCGTCTGTTAGGATATAGTTGGATTTATACCCTGATGAACAGACTGAATGAGCGGCAGATAGATATTATTATATTATCTTAAAAGTAATGAAACTTAAAACAAAACTTACATTAGGCGTAGGGCTTTTATTTCTACTGATTGTTTTACTTTCAGTGATTGGTTCTGTATATATCAATAAACTGAAATCTGATACAGAAAAGATCCTTACCGCTAATTACAACAGTCTGGAGTTTTCTAAAAATATGCTCCTGGCACTGGATAATATTGATACGGATAGCGCTGTTGCCGTAAAAGATTTTCAGAAAAATAATAAACTACAGGAAAAAAACCTTACCGAATTTGGAGAGCGGGAAGCCACCCAAAATCTCAATCTGCATTTCAGCAGCTATTTAAAAGGGGCTACCCGTGAAAAGGAAAAGCTGATCCGGGAAGATCTGGCCAAGATCATGTCTCTGAATATGAAAGGGATAGAACGTAAAAGTGATATTGCGATCATTACCGCAGAAAATGCCACTTTCTGGATTGTAAGTTTAGGGACCGTATGCTTTCTGATTGCCTTTATTTTGCTTTTTAACCTCCCGCAAACTATTGCTGAGCCTATTAATCAGCTAACGTTCAGTATCCGGCAGATTGCTGATAAAAACTATAACGAAAGAGTACATTTTAAAGGAAGCGAAGAGTTTAACAGCCTTGCAGAATCTTTTAATGTGATGGC contains:
- the kdpB gene encoding potassium-transporting ATPase subunit KdpB yields the protein MKNQSQTLFQRDLVNEAIKQSFVKLNPKIMFKNPVMFLVEIGTVVMFIVSMFSLTGDTTQGSFSYNFLVFIILFFTVLFANFAEAIAEARGKAQADTLRKTREETPAKLVIENKPGFQVKTTLKMSAEMKLGDIFLCEAGDQIPMDGEIIEGLATIDESAITGESAPVIREAGGDKSSVTGGTKVLSDRIKVKVTTKPGESFLDKMIALVEGASRQKTPNEIALTILLAGFTLTFIIVTLTLKPFADYAQTPITIAAFISLFVCLIPTTIGGLLSAIGIAGMDRALRANVITKSGKAVETAGDIDVLLLDKTGTITIGNRKATQFHPADRIKLEDFIKASALSSVADETPEGKSIIELSQLKSEDLLVSNPTYIDFTAETRTSGIDFEDTRIRKGAYDTIKKLTEKAGNIFPQETQDAVTRISEKGGTPLVVAVNEKVWGVIELQDIIKTGIQERFQRLRKMGVKTVMVTGDNPLTAKFIAEKAGVDDFIAEAKPEDKMNYIKKEQQEGKLVAMMGDGTNDAPALAQADVGVAMNSGTQAAKEAGNMVDLDNDPTKLIEIVEIGKQLLMTRGTLTTFSIANDVAKYFAIIPALFITFIPSLQKLNIMNLHSPETAILSAVIFNAVIIPFLIPLALKGVAYKPIGASALLRRNLLIYGLGGVIVPFIGIKIIDVLISLFY
- the kdpC gene encoding potassium-transporting ATPase subunit KdpC; protein product: MKNHIVSAFRLTLVMLVVVGIYLAIVYGGSKILPTQGNGEMIKDKGQKFYANIGQEFKSEKYFHGRPSSVNYNAAGSGGSNKGPSNEEYLETVQKRIDTLQRQNPDMGNTKVPVELATASGSGLDPDISVEGALYQAKRIAKARHLPEEQINNLIKTQTEKPFLGLFGPSKINVLKLNIALDQLK
- a CDS encoding porin, encoding MKKYLVIGALLGIFFPKAQSTDSLKIGNKVTFSAYAELFYTYDFNEPANHLRQNFLYSYNRHNEVNLNLGLIKANYQSENLRANVALMAGTYAQDNMAAEQNALRYVNEANMGVKISKNKNLWIDAGIMPSHIGWESAIGKDNINLTRSFAAENSPYFETGAKISYTSDNGKWFLSGLVLNGWQRIAKAEGNQSLSFGHQVTYKPNDKITLNSSSFIGNDKAKADKRMRYFHDLYGSFQLTSQFSALLGFDIGAEQQSKGSEQYSIWYSPNLQMKYQLDDQWALAGRLEYYNDKKGVIINTGTPGGFQTFGYSLNIDYAILKNLVFRTEARGFTSKDAIFVKNGEMKKGNFFIITSLAVWF
- a CDS encoding sensor protein KdpD; this translates as MSSAKHFLELIQKSRKGKFKIYIGMSAGVGKTFRMLQEAHSLLRNGIDVKIGYIETHGREETQALVEGLPEIVRKSVFYKGKNLEEMDVQAIINEHPEVVLVDELAHTNVEGSKNKKRWQDVLEILDNGINVISAMNIQHIESLNEEVKKITGVEVAERVPDKILALADEVVNIDLTADELLTRLKEGKIYKREKIQTALNNFFQSGHILQLRELALKEVATHVERKVETEIKTENFKPIKFLACISSNEKIAKTIIRKTARLASYYNSPWTVLYIQRPSENPEKIALDKQRYLINNFNLAQELGAKVIRIKESSVHKGILEYVIAHNITTVCMGKPHAKFWHRLLGYSWIYTLMNRLNERQIDIIILS